The proteins below come from a single Pandoraea apista genomic window:
- a CDS encoding DMT family transporter: MSERQTTSPHPAQTASAPSTAGVARLGIWSATMPWWFVLIWSTGFIVAKYGMPNAEPLTFLALRFGGTLLVMLPVALLTGTPWPVRRVSTGVHDSAKRIDWPLIAHLAVSGILIQAVYLGGVWAAIKQGAPAGLAALIVGIQPLLTALFARVVGEPVSRRQWLGLLCGFVGVGLVVANKVGVRGIGAGAVALCVLSLFAITAGTLYQKRFCAHFDLRVGTLVQFGAAFLVTLPAAFALETMQVRWNAEMFGALAWSVLALSIGAISLLFLLIRHGAATKVSSLMYLTPPTTAVMAWLLFGETLSPLSAAGMVVAALGVALVIERRAAPAAPAS, encoded by the coding sequence ATGAGTGAACGTCAGACGACATCGCCGCATCCCGCGCAAACGGCCAGTGCGCCTTCAACGGCAGGCGTTGCCCGTCTCGGGATCTGGAGCGCGACCATGCCATGGTGGTTCGTGCTGATCTGGAGCACCGGTTTTATCGTTGCCAAGTACGGCATGCCGAATGCCGAACCGCTCACCTTTCTCGCACTGCGCTTCGGCGGCACGTTGCTGGTCATGTTGCCCGTTGCATTATTGACGGGCACGCCTTGGCCCGTGCGACGCGTAAGCACGGGCGTGCACGACTCCGCGAAGCGAATCGACTGGCCGCTCATTGCCCACCTCGCCGTTTCGGGCATTCTGATTCAGGCGGTGTATCTCGGTGGCGTATGGGCTGCGATCAAACAGGGTGCGCCAGCGGGGCTGGCGGCGCTGATTGTCGGCATCCAGCCATTGTTGACAGCCCTCTTCGCACGCGTGGTCGGCGAGCCGGTTTCGCGCCGGCAGTGGCTCGGATTGCTGTGCGGATTCGTCGGCGTCGGCCTGGTCGTTGCCAACAAGGTTGGCGTTCGTGGCATCGGTGCTGGGGCGGTGGCGTTGTGTGTCCTGAGCCTGTTTGCGATCACGGCGGGCACACTCTATCAAAAACGTTTCTGCGCGCATTTCGATCTGCGTGTCGGTACGCTCGTGCAGTTCGGTGCTGCTTTCCTCGTGACGCTGCCCGCAGCGTTTGCGCTCGAGACCATGCAAGTGCGCTGGAACGCTGAAATGTTCGGCGCGCTCGCGTGGTCGGTGCTGGCGCTGTCGATTGGTGCGATTTCCTTGCTGTTCCTGTTGATCCGTCATGGTGCTGCGACCAAGGTGTCCAGCCTCATGTATCTCACGCCCCCGACCACCGCCGTCATGGCCTGGCTGTTGTTCGGCGAAACGCTGTCTCCGTTGAGCGCAGCCGGAATGGTCGTTGCGGCCCTTGGTGTCGCCCTTGTGATCGAACGGCGCGCGGCGCCTGCCGCGCCGGCATCCTGA
- a CDS encoding nitroreductase, with product MPMQQPLAGESTHRPVVNDNAALRVEYVDEAIRSRRSIRAYLPTPVPESTVADILSVASRAPSGSNIQPWQTYVLTGGALKSLTTRLLDAFNDPAQRLMHQEEYAYYPREWSEPYQARRRKVGWDLYSLLGIGRADKERMHGQHARNFTFFDAPVGLIFTIDRHLEQGSWLDYGMFLQSVMVAARARGLDTCAQAAFATFHQVIAAELRLPETRMVVCGMALGHADPEAVENRLVTERAPLSEWAHFLN from the coding sequence CTGCCTATGCAGCAACCCCTGGCTGGGGAAAGTACCCATCGACCGGTTGTCAACGATAACGCCGCGTTGCGCGTGGAATATGTTGACGAGGCGATTCGCAGCCGACGCTCGATTCGTGCTTACCTGCCAACACCTGTGCCGGAGTCGACCGTGGCGGACATTCTCTCGGTGGCGTCGCGTGCGCCTTCGGGCAGCAACATCCAGCCGTGGCAAACCTACGTGCTGACGGGAGGCGCGCTGAAGTCGCTCACGACGCGATTGCTGGACGCGTTTAACGACCCGGCGCAGCGGTTGATGCACCAGGAAGAGTACGCATACTACCCGCGCGAGTGGAGTGAGCCCTATCAGGCAAGGCGTCGCAAGGTGGGTTGGGATTTGTACAGCTTGCTGGGCATCGGGCGCGCGGACAAGGAACGCATGCATGGGCAGCACGCACGCAATTTCACGTTCTTCGATGCGCCGGTAGGGTTGATCTTTACGATCGACCGGCATCTGGAGCAGGGCAGTTGGCTCGACTATGGCATGTTCCTGCAAAGCGTGATGGTGGCGGCGCGGGCGCGCGGGCTCGATACCTGTGCACAAGCGGCCTTTGCCACGTTCCATCAGGTGATTGCTGCGGAATTGCGGTTGCCGGAAACACGGATGGTGGTATGCGGCATGGCATTGGGTCATGCCGATCCAGAGGCGGTCGAAAACCGGCTCGTTACCGAGCGCGCGCCCCTGAGCGAGTGGGCGCATTTTTTGAATTAA
- a CDS encoding MFS transporter, with protein MTTVVVVKKAGEIAIAADSLVTFGDTRLSQSYEENRKVFLVGDSYVGLAGTTAHFPVMRAILSGMADECRLHSRDEVFRTFCRVHQKLKEEYFLNTKEEEDDPYESSQITSVIANPTGIYGVYSYREVFVFDRFWGIGSGRNFALGAMYALYDQDLSASAIAEAGVKAGAEFDKSSAGPFQVHAFPIDPTIKS; from the coding sequence ATGACCACCGTGGTAGTCGTTAAGAAGGCAGGTGAGATCGCCATTGCCGCCGATTCGTTAGTGACGTTCGGCGACACGCGGCTCTCGCAATCGTACGAGGAAAATCGCAAGGTTTTTCTCGTGGGCGATTCCTATGTCGGCCTCGCGGGCACGACCGCACACTTTCCGGTCATGCGAGCGATTCTTTCCGGCATGGCCGACGAATGTCGTTTGCACTCGCGCGACGAAGTGTTTCGCACGTTCTGCCGCGTCCATCAGAAGCTCAAGGAAGAGTATTTCCTCAACACCAAGGAAGAAGAAGACGATCCGTACGAGTCGTCGCAGATCACCAGCGTGATCGCGAATCCGACTGGCATTTACGGGGTCTATTCCTACCGGGAAGTGTTTGTTTTCGATCGGTTCTGGGGGATCGGTTCGGGGCGCAACTTCGCGCTCGGTGCCATGTATGCCCTCTACGACCAGGATCTGAGCGCTAGCGCCATCGCCGAAGCGGGCGTGAAGGCGGGGGCGGAGTTCGACAAGAGTTCCGCCGGCCCGTTTCAGGTGCATGCGTTTCCGATCGATCCCACCATCAAGTCATAA
- a CDS encoding histone deacetylase, whose protein sequence is MQAFYSDHFVLPLPPGHRFPMEKYSRLRERVADELPNVLLAEALPADDVMLGRAHSLAYVARVSAGELNPKEQRDIGFPWSPQMVERSRRSAGATVAACRAALSDGVAVNLAGGTHHAYADRGEGFCVFNDAAVAARTMQAELGPGTRVAIIDLDVHQGNGTAAIFEHDPSVFTLSLHGEHNYPFHKVNGDLDVALPDGCGDDEYLVALGHALTDLFAQFTPSLVIYLAGADPLENDRLGRLALTHDGLLARDRRVLTACAERGLPVAIAMAGGYGRDISQTVAAHFATIRLASQFLRVSRRVHHAPAGGVLV, encoded by the coding sequence ATGCAAGCGTTTTACAGCGACCATTTCGTCCTGCCGTTGCCGCCGGGGCATCGGTTTCCCATGGAGAAGTATTCCCGTCTGCGCGAACGCGTCGCTGACGAGTTGCCGAACGTCCTCTTGGCCGAGGCATTGCCCGCCGACGACGTGATGCTGGGGCGCGCCCATTCGTTGGCGTACGTGGCGCGCGTGAGTGCTGGCGAGCTGAATCCGAAAGAGCAGCGAGATATCGGCTTTCCCTGGTCGCCGCAGATGGTTGAGCGTTCGCGCCGGTCCGCCGGGGCGACGGTGGCCGCCTGCCGCGCGGCGCTCTCCGATGGCGTGGCCGTAAATCTTGCTGGGGGCACCCATCATGCCTATGCCGATCGCGGCGAAGGGTTCTGCGTATTCAACGACGCCGCCGTCGCCGCCCGCACGATGCAGGCTGAACTTGGCCCCGGCACGCGTGTTGCGATCATCGATCTCGACGTGCATCAAGGCAACGGCACCGCCGCCATTTTCGAGCACGACCCGAGCGTGTTCACGTTGTCGCTCCACGGCGAACACAATTATCCGTTCCATAAGGTGAACGGCGACCTCGATGTGGCATTGCCGGACGGTTGCGGCGACGACGAGTATCTTGTGGCACTCGGTCACGCGCTCACCGACCTTTTCGCGCAATTCACGCCCTCTCTCGTGATCTATCTCGCCGGGGCCGATCCGTTGGAGAACGATCGGCTCGGTCGGCTTGCCCTCACGCATGACGGGTTGCTCGCGCGCGACCGTCGCGTGCTGACGGCGTGCGCCGAGCGGGGGCTGCCGGTCGCTATCGCGATGGCCGGCGGCTACGGGCGCGACATCTCGCAGACGGTCGCCGCGCATTTCGCCACGATCCGCTTGGCCAGCCAATTCCTGCGTGTGAGCCGCCGTGTCCATCACGCGCCGGCGGGCGGCGTTCTCGTATGA
- the lpdA gene encoding dihydrolipoyl dehydrogenase — MSLIEVKVPDIGAEGVDVIEVMIKPGDKIAKEASLITLESDKASMEVPSEVSGTVKEVKIKVGDKASQGTLIALIEADDAGAGKAAAPVTAPAPAAPAAPAPAPAAQPSAPAPAAAKHSGGADTECDVLVLGAGPGGYSAAFRSADLGRKTVLVERYATLGGVCLNVGCIPSKALLHTAAVLEEAQSLGHHGISFGKPEIDLDKLRAYKESVVGKLTGGLAGMAKMRKVEVVRGVGTFLDPNHIEVVAEDGSKRTVKFAQAIIAAGSQAVKLPFLPEDPRIVDSTGALELRQLPKKMLVIGGGIIGLEMATVYSALGTEIDVVEMLDGLMQGADRDLVKVWEKMNAKRFGRVMLKTKTVGAEAKPDGIYVKFEGEAAPAEPQRYDLVLVAVGRSPNGKKIGAENAGVSVGERGFISVDKQMRTNVPNIFAIGDIVGQPMLAHKAVHEAHVAAEAAAGEKAYFDAIQIPSVAYTDPEVAWAGKTEDQLKAEGVKYGKAVFPWAASGRAIANGRDEGFTKLLFDEETHRIVGGAIVGTHAGDLIGELCLAVEMGADAVDIGKTIHPHPTLAESIGMAAEIYEGVCTDVPPARKK, encoded by the coding sequence ATGAGTCTCATTGAAGTCAAGGTGCCGGACATCGGCGCAGAGGGCGTGGATGTCATCGAAGTGATGATCAAGCCGGGCGACAAGATCGCCAAGGAAGCGTCGCTCATCACGCTGGAGTCCGACAAGGCCTCCATGGAAGTGCCGTCGGAAGTGTCGGGCACGGTCAAGGAAGTGAAAATCAAGGTGGGCGACAAGGCCAGCCAAGGCACGCTGATTGCGCTTATCGAAGCCGACGATGCGGGTGCCGGCAAGGCCGCTGCCCCGGTAACCGCGCCTGCTCCGGCTGCGCCTGCGGCACCTGCGCCAGCGCCCGCAGCTCAGCCGAGCGCTCCGGCACCCGCCGCTGCCAAGCATAGCGGTGGCGCAGACACCGAGTGCGACGTGCTCGTGCTGGGCGCCGGCCCGGGGGGATACTCGGCCGCTTTCCGTAGCGCTGATCTGGGCCGCAAGACGGTCCTCGTCGAGCGCTATGCAACGCTCGGCGGCGTGTGCCTGAACGTGGGCTGCATTCCTTCGAAGGCGCTGCTCCATACGGCGGCAGTCCTGGAAGAGGCGCAATCGCTGGGTCATCACGGCATCTCGTTCGGCAAACCCGAAATCGATCTCGACAAGCTGCGTGCCTACAAGGAAAGCGTTGTCGGCAAGCTCACGGGCGGTCTGGCCGGCATGGCCAAGATGCGCAAGGTGGAAGTCGTACGTGGTGTGGGTACGTTCCTCGATCCGAACCACATCGAAGTGGTGGCCGAAGACGGCAGCAAGCGCACGGTGAAGTTCGCCCAAGCCATCATTGCTGCGGGCTCGCAAGCGGTGAAGTTGCCGTTCCTGCCGGAAGATCCGCGTATCGTCGATTCGACCGGCGCGCTCGAACTGCGTCAACTGCCGAAGAAGATGCTGGTCATCGGTGGCGGCATCATCGGCCTTGAAATGGCGACGGTCTACAGCGCTCTGGGTACCGAGATCGACGTTGTGGAAATGCTCGATGGTCTGATGCAAGGCGCCGACCGCGATCTGGTCAAGGTCTGGGAAAAGATGAACGCGAAGCGCTTTGGCCGCGTCATGCTCAAGACCAAGACGGTGGGGGCGGAGGCCAAGCCCGATGGCATCTACGTGAAGTTCGAAGGCGAAGCTGCCCCGGCAGAGCCGCAACGCTACGATCTCGTGCTGGTTGCGGTGGGCCGTAGCCCGAACGGCAAGAAGATTGGTGCCGAGAATGCCGGCGTATCGGTGGGCGAGCGCGGGTTCATCTCCGTCGATAAGCAAATGCGCACCAACGTGCCGAACATCTTCGCGATCGGCGACATCGTGGGTCAGCCGATGCTTGCACACAAGGCGGTGCACGAAGCGCATGTCGCCGCCGAAGCGGCTGCGGGAGAGAAGGCTTATTTTGATGCCATTCAGATTCCGTCGGTGGCCTACACCGATCCGGAAGTGGCATGGGCCGGCAAGACGGAAGACCAGCTGAAGGCGGAAGGCGTGAAGTACGGCAAGGCAGTGTTCCCGTGGGCAGCCTCGGGCCGCGCTATTGCCAATGGTCGCGACGAGGGCTTTACCAAGCTGCTGTTCGACGAAGAGACACATCGCATTGTGGGTGGCGCGATCGTTGGCACTCATGCCGGGGATCTGATCGGCGAATTGTGTCTGGCAGTGGAAATGGGGGCAGACGCCGTCGACATCGGCAAGACGATTCATCCGCACCCGACGCTGGCCGAGTCGATTGGCATGGCTGCGGAGATCTACGAAGGGGTTTGCACCGACGTACCGCCGGCTCGCAAGAAGTAA
- the aceE gene encoding pyruvate dehydrogenase (acetyl-transferring), homodimeric type — translation MSAVPEEALKIVSPADVDPQETQEWLASLEGVLAAEGPERAHYLLEKLIEFARINGEHHPFSANTPYINTIPVDQQARIPGDQDIEHKIRSYTRWNAIAMVLRAGKDTNVGGHIASFASAATLYDVGFNHFWHAPSEKHGGDLVFVQGHSSPGVYSRAFLLGRLEMTQLENFRQEVDGGGLSSYPHPWLMPDFWQFPTVSMGLGPIMAIYQARFMKYLESRNIVKTEGRKVWAFLGDGETDEPESLGAIGMAGREQLDNLVFVINCNLQRLDGPVRGNGKIIQELESEFRGAGWNVIKVIWGSRWDSLLARDKKGLLMKRMMECVDGEYQTYKSKDGAYVRENFFNTPELKAMVADWSDEDIWALNRGGHDPHKIYAAYQSATQHKGQPTVILAKTIKGYGMGEAGQAMNITHQQKKMPVESLKKFRDQFKLPISDDEIADVPYLKFEEGSKELEYMRARRMELGGYLPQRRTKAASLPVPALSAFDALLKATAEGREISTTMAFVRILNVLLKDKALGQRIVPIVPDESRTFGMEGLFRQIGIWSQVGQRYIPQDQDQLMFYRESESGQILQEGINEAGGMCDWIAAATSYSTHGETMIPFYIFYSMFGFQRIGDLAWAAGDMRARGFLVGGTAGRTTLNGEGLQHEDGHSLLWASSIPNCLPYDPTFAYELAVIVQDGLRRMVQDQEDVYYYLTVMNENYAHPAMPEGVEQDILKGMYAFRRGVDNSKAPRVQLLGSGTIFNEVIAAAEMLKNDWGVESDLWSCPSFTELAREGNDVARYNLLHPTETARLTHVEKCLNDTRGPVIASTDYIRTYADQIRPFVRGRYVVLGTDGYGRSDTREKLRHFFEVDRNWVTVAALKALADEGTLPASKVAEAIAKYNLDPNKPNPMTV, via the coding sequence ATGTCCGCCGTACCTGAAGAAGCCCTGAAGATCGTATCCCCTGCGGACGTCGATCCCCAAGAAACGCAAGAATGGCTGGCCTCGCTCGAAGGCGTGCTGGCTGCCGAGGGCCCGGAACGTGCCCACTACCTGCTTGAGAAGCTGATCGAGTTCGCGCGCATCAATGGCGAACATCACCCGTTCTCGGCAAACACCCCCTATATCAACACCATCCCCGTCGACCAGCAGGCCCGTATTCCGGGTGATCAGGACATCGAGCACAAGATCCGCTCGTACACGCGCTGGAATGCGATCGCGATGGTGCTGCGTGCCGGCAAGGACACGAACGTTGGCGGTCACATCGCTTCGTTCGCCTCGGCTGCAACGCTGTATGACGTTGGTTTCAATCACTTCTGGCATGCCCCTTCCGAGAAGCACGGTGGCGACCTCGTCTTCGTGCAAGGTCACTCGTCGCCGGGTGTCTACAGCCGCGCTTTCCTGCTGGGCCGTCTTGAGATGACTCAGTTGGAGAACTTCCGTCAGGAAGTGGATGGTGGCGGCCTGTCGTCGTACCCGCACCCCTGGCTGATGCCGGACTTCTGGCAGTTCCCGACGGTGTCGATGGGGCTGGGTCCGATCATGGCGATCTACCAAGCTCGCTTCATGAAGTACCTGGAGTCGCGCAACATCGTGAAGACCGAGGGCCGAAAGGTCTGGGCATTTCTCGGCGATGGCGAGACGGACGAGCCGGAATCGCTGGGCGCCATCGGCATGGCCGGTCGCGAGCAGCTCGACAACCTTGTGTTCGTTATCAACTGTAATTTGCAGCGCCTGGACGGCCCGGTGCGCGGCAACGGCAAGATCATCCAGGAACTCGAATCGGAATTCCGTGGTGCTGGCTGGAACGTGATCAAAGTCATCTGGGGCAGCCGTTGGGATTCGCTCTTGGCTCGCGACAAGAAGGGCCTGCTCATGAAGCGCATGATGGAGTGCGTGGACGGCGAGTATCAGACGTACAAGTCGAAGGATGGCGCCTACGTGCGCGAGAACTTCTTCAACACGCCGGAACTGAAGGCGATGGTCGCCGATTGGTCCGACGAGGACATCTGGGCGCTGAACCGAGGCGGTCACGATCCGCACAAGATCTACGCAGCCTATCAGTCGGCCACCCAGCATAAGGGCCAGCCGACCGTCATCCTGGCCAAGACCATCAAGGGCTATGGCATGGGCGAAGCCGGTCAGGCCATGAACATTACCCACCAGCAGAAAAAGATGCCGGTGGAGTCGCTCAAGAAGTTCCGCGACCAGTTCAAGCTGCCGATTTCGGACGATGAGATTGCCGACGTGCCGTACCTGAAGTTCGAGGAAGGTTCGAAGGAACTGGAGTACATGCGTGCTCGCCGTATGGAGCTGGGCGGCTATCTGCCGCAGCGCCGCACCAAGGCGGCTTCGCTGCCGGTGCCTGCGCTGAGCGCATTCGACGCTCTGCTCAAGGCGACGGCAGAAGGCCGTGAGATTTCCACGACGATGGCGTTTGTGCGTATTCTCAACGTGCTGCTCAAGGACAAAGCGCTGGGTCAGCGTATCGTGCCGATCGTGCCGGATGAGTCGCGTACGTTCGGCATGGAAGGCCTGTTCCGCCAGATTGGTATCTGGAGCCAGGTCGGTCAGCGTTACATCCCGCAGGATCAGGATCAACTGATGTTCTACCGCGAATCAGAGAGCGGTCAGATTCTGCAGGAAGGTATCAACGAAGCCGGCGGTATGTGTGACTGGATCGCGGCTGCGACGTCGTACTCGACGCACGGCGAGACGATGATTCCGTTCTACATCTTCTATTCGATGTTCGGCTTCCAGCGCATTGGCGATCTGGCCTGGGCGGCTGGCGACATGCGTGCCCGCGGTTTCCTCGTGGGTGGCACGGCCGGTCGTACGACGTTGAACGGCGAAGGTTTGCAGCATGAGGACGGCCACTCGCTGCTGTGGGCGTCGTCGATTCCAAACTGCCTGCCGTACGATCCGACGTTCGCATACGAACTCGCCGTGATCGTTCAGGACGGTCTGCGCCGCATGGTGCAGGATCAGGAAGACGTGTACTACTACCTGACCGTGATGAACGAAAACTACGCACATCCGGCTATGCCGGAAGGCGTGGAGCAAGACATCCTGAAGGGGATGTACGCGTTCCGTCGCGGTGTGGACAACAGCAAGGCGCCGCGTGTGCAACTGCTGGGTTCGGGCACGATCTTCAACGAAGTGATCGCTGCTGCCGAAATGCTCAAGAACGATTGGGGTGTCGAATCGGATCTGTGGAGCTGCCCGAGCTTCACGGAGCTGGCTCGCGAAGGTAACGATGTTGCACGCTACAATCTGCTGCACCCGACCGAGACGGCGCGTCTGACGCATGTCGAGAAGTGCCTGAACGACACCCGGGGTCCGGTTATCGCATCGACCGACTATATCCGCACGTATGCCGACCAGATTCGTCCGTTCGTGCGTGGTCGTTATGTGGTGCTCGGCACCGACGGCTACGGCCGTTCGGATACGCGTGAGAAGCTGCGTCACTTCTTCGAGGTGGATCGTAACTGGGTCACGGTCGCTGCTCTGAAGGCACTGGCCGATGAAGGCACGCTGCCGGCAAGCAAGGTCGCCGAAGCGATTGCCAAGTACAACCTGGATCCGAACAAACCCAACCCGATGACCGTCTAA
- a CDS encoding phasin family protein, which yields MSFLTPEQLAAAHKANLETLFGLTNKAFEGVEKLVELNLQAVKASLAESASTAQKAFAVKDAQELLALQANLVQPAAEKALAYGRHLYEIASSTQAEVTKVAEAQLAEGSHNVQALFDNLAKNAPAGSESAVALAKSALSAANSAFDSVQKATKQAVEIAETNFAAATNVASKAAAQASRAASAKK from the coding sequence ATGTCGTTTCTGACCCCCGAGCAACTCGCTGCCGCCCACAAAGCCAACCTTGAAACCCTGTTTGGCCTGACCAACAAAGCCTTTGAAGGCGTTGAGAAGCTGGTCGAGCTGAACCTGCAAGCCGTCAAGGCATCGCTGGCCGAATCCGCTTCGACCGCGCAAAAGGCTTTCGCTGTGAAGGACGCGCAAGAACTGCTCGCCCTGCAAGCCAACCTCGTTCAGCCGGCTGCCGAAAAGGCACTTGCTTACGGCCGTCACCTGTATGAAATCGCTTCGTCGACGCAAGCCGAAGTGACCAAGGTGGCCGAAGCCCAATTGGCTGAAGGCTCGCACAACGTGCAAGCGCTGTTCGACAACCTGGCCAAGAACGCCCCGGCAGGTTCCGAGTCGGCCGTTGCGCTCGCCAAATCGGCCCTGTCGGCAGCTAACAGCGCGTTTGACAGCGTGCAGAAGGCAACCAAGCAAGCCGTTGAAATCGCTGAGACGAATTTTGCCGCCGCGACTAACGTTGCCTCGAAGGCTGCGGCTCAGGCTTCGCGTGCTGCCAGCGCCAAGAAGTAA
- the aceF gene encoding dihydrolipoyllysine-residue acetyltransferase, which translates to MSQVIEVKVPDIGDFKDLPVIDVLVKAGDKIDAEQALITLESDKATMDVPSPAAGTIKALSLKVGDEVSEGSLILTLETANGSGAQANGAAAPAPAAAPQAAAPAPAPAAAPAAPAASGSTSKIDVKVPDIGGYDDVPVIDVLVKVGDTVTAEQSLVTLESDKASMDVPSPAAGVVKELKVKVGDKVSEGTLIVVLEGAAPAKAAAPAAAPASAPAAQSAAPVAPAPVAAPAPAAAPAASAAVSNAGTQPISHASPSVRKFARELGVDVTQVKGTGPKGRVVVDDVRNFIKSALAGNRPATAGAAPAGGGELNLLPWPKVDFSKFGPVEPKALSRIKKISGANLHRNWVMIPHVTNNDEADIGELEAFRVQLNKENEKAGVKVTMLAFVIKACVLALKKFPTFNASLDGDNLVFKQYFHIGFAADTPNGLVVPVVRDADKKGVFEIARETSELAKLAREGKLKPDQMQGGCFSISSLGGIGGTTFTPIINAPEVAILGLSRSYQKPVWDERKQQFLPQLTLPLSLSYDHRVIDGAEAARFNAYLGQLLQDFRRAML; encoded by the coding sequence ATGAGTCAAGTGATCGAAGTGAAAGTCCCGGATATCGGTGACTTCAAGGACTTGCCCGTCATCGACGTGCTGGTCAAGGCGGGCGATAAGATCGATGCCGAGCAGGCCCTGATCACGCTGGAGTCGGATAAGGCAACCATGGATGTGCCGAGCCCGGCCGCCGGGACCATCAAGGCACTGAGCCTGAAGGTCGGCGACGAAGTATCTGAGGGGTCCCTCATTCTGACGCTCGAGACGGCGAACGGCTCGGGCGCACAGGCAAACGGTGCTGCGGCACCGGCACCGGCTGCGGCCCCGCAAGCCGCCGCCCCGGCACCTGCCCCTGCAGCAGCGCCGGCCGCACCGGCTGCTAGCGGCAGTACGAGCAAGATCGACGTGAAGGTGCCGGATATCGGCGGTTACGACGATGTGCCGGTGATCGACGTGCTGGTCAAAGTGGGCGACACCGTGACGGCAGAGCAATCGCTCGTTACGCTGGAGTCGGACAAGGCATCGATGGACGTGCCGAGCCCGGCGGCAGGTGTGGTCAAGGAACTGAAGGTTAAAGTGGGCGACAAGGTGTCGGAAGGCACGTTGATCGTTGTGCTGGAAGGCGCTGCGCCGGCCAAAGCTGCCGCCCCGGCCGCTGCCCCGGCATCGGCACCGGCGGCCCAGAGTGCAGCCCCGGTCGCGCCGGCTCCCGTTGCAGCCCCGGCACCTGCTGCCGCCCCGGCTGCGTCTGCCGCAGTGAGCAACGCTGGCACTCAGCCGATCAGCCACGCCAGCCCGTCGGTGCGCAAGTTTGCCCGCGAACTGGGTGTCGACGTTACGCAAGTGAAGGGCACGGGTCCGAAGGGGCGCGTGGTCGTCGACGACGTGCGCAACTTCATCAAGAGCGCGCTCGCGGGCAACCGTCCGGCAACGGCAGGTGCCGCACCGGCAGGTGGCGGCGAACTGAATCTGCTGCCGTGGCCCAAGGTCGATTTCTCGAAGTTCGGTCCGGTCGAACCGAAGGCACTGTCGCGCATCAAGAAGATTTCGGGCGCGAACCTGCATCGCAACTGGGTCATGATCCCGCACGTCACGAACAACGACGAAGCGGATATCGGCGAACTCGAAGCGTTCCGTGTGCAGTTGAATAAGGAAAACGAAAAGGCCGGAGTCAAGGTAACGATGCTGGCTTTCGTGATCAAGGCCTGTGTCCTGGCCCTGAAGAAATTCCCGACGTTCAACGCGAGCCTCGACGGCGACAACCTCGTCTTCAAGCAGTACTTCCACATCGGCTTTGCGGCGGATACGCCCAACGGTCTCGTTGTGCCGGTCGTTCGCGATGCAGACAAGAAGGGCGTGTTCGAGATTGCCCGTGAGACGTCGGAACTGGCCAAGCTCGCTCGCGAAGGCAAGCTCAAGCCGGATCAGATGCAAGGCGGCTGCTTCTCGATCTCGTCGCTCGGCGGTATCGGCGGCACGACCTTCACGCCGATCATCAACGCACCGGAAGTGGCCATTCTGGGCCTGTCGCGTTCGTATCAGAAGCCGGTGTGGGACGAGCGCAAGCAACAGTTCCTGCCGCAACTGACGCTGCCACTGTCGTTGTCCTACGATCACCGCGTAATCGATGGCGCCGAAGCCGCACGCTTCAACGCCTACCTGGGTCAACTGTTGCAGGACTTCCGTCGCGCAATGCTGTGA